One Streptococcus gallolyticus subsp. gallolyticus DSM 16831 DNA window includes the following coding sequences:
- a CDS encoding SDR family NAD(P)-dependent oxidoreductase, translating into MMTKPLALVTGGNAGIGFEISQILAVNGYNLVIAGIGDVETAKKELEKLGSRVTAVRCNLITAEGNQELIDAVKETAEPLNLLVLNAGISVGGAFIDHSLEEHLNVISLDLLSPVRLTYGFLPDMIKAGGGKILFISSLSATTPTPYESVYGPSKAFISSFANSIREELRDKNIQITTAHPGATATNFHAKAGMQTTAFGDNSWKNSPLDIAKQAYDALVQGKTNVACGDEDTQKAWITNHQLSDEEKAKIHAERAIPNSKLKRGM; encoded by the coding sequence ATGATGACTAAACCTTTAGCACTTGTTACTGGTGGAAATGCTGGTATCGGTTTTGAAATTTCCCAAATACTGGCTGTAAACGGCTATAATCTAGTGATTGCAGGTATTGGTGATGTGGAAACAGCGAAAAAAGAGTTAGAAAAGCTTGGTAGCAGAGTAACCGCTGTAAGATGTAATCTAATCACCGCAGAAGGAAATCAAGAACTCATTGATGCCGTAAAAGAAACTGCTGAACCGCTAAATTTGCTTGTCTTAAATGCTGGAATTTCTGTTGGTGGTGCTTTTATCGACCATAGTTTGGAAGAACATTTGAATGTTATCTCGCTTGATTTGTTATCTCCAGTACGATTAACTTACGGCTTTTTACCTGATATGATTAAAGCTGGCGGCGGGAAGATTTTGTTTATTAGTTCCTTATCTGCAACCACTCCAACGCCATACGAAAGCGTATATGGACCGTCAAAAGCCTTTATTAGTTCATTTGCCAATAGTATTCGCGAGGAACTTCGTGACAAAAATATTCAAATTACAACTGCTCACCCAGGAGCTACGGCAACAAATTTCCACGCTAAGGCAGGTATGCAAACAACAGCATTTGGTGACAATAGTTGGAAAAATTCACCACTTGATATTGCCAAACAAGCTTACGATGCTCTAGTTCAAGGAAAAACGAACGTTGCTTGTGGAGACGAAGATACACAAAAAGCTTGGATAACTAATCACCAATTATCAGATGAAGAAAAAGCTAAAATTCACGCTGAACGAGCCATTCCAAACTCAAAACTTAAACGTGGCATGTAA
- a CDS encoding Cof-type HAD-IIB family hydrolase, with protein sequence MTIKVIATDMDGTFLTNNKTYDKVLFNRLFDKFMADDIKFVVASGNQYRQIIQQFPKHKHQMTFVAENGGHIIENGRTLQEAFETEEAISALVNYIEKYYPDTVINLAGKDSSYLPAATPKKVKDLLSYYLPVLTYVDNLHPIPDDHFFKVTLLVRDDLTFKVRDDINTLFADYQLTATSSGFGCIDVIPSHVHKGTGLDFLLNHWDYTPENLMVFGDGGNDIEMLTLAKYSFAMANAPQEIKAVASYQAPSNQENGVLQVLSNHFLKGIEL encoded by the coding sequence ATGACAATAAAAGTAATCGCAACAGATATGGACGGAACGTTTTTAACGAATAACAAAACCTATGATAAAGTACTTTTTAACCGTTTATTTGATAAATTTATGGCAGATGATATTAAATTTGTCGTGGCAAGCGGTAATCAGTACCGTCAAATTATTCAACAATTTCCTAAACATAAACATCAAATGACGTTTGTGGCTGAAAATGGCGGTCACATTATTGAAAACGGCAGAACCTTGCAAGAAGCCTTTGAAACTGAAGAAGCGATTTCAGCTTTGGTGAATTATATTGAAAAGTATTATCCCGACACGGTGATTAATTTGGCAGGGAAAGACTCATCTTACCTTCCTGCAGCGACACCTAAGAAAGTGAAAGACTTGCTCAGTTATTATTTGCCTGTGTTAACTTACGTTGACAATCTTCACCCGATTCCAGATGATCATTTTTTCAAAGTAACCTTGCTGGTTCGTGACGATTTGACGTTCAAAGTTCGTGATGACATTAACACGCTTTTTGCTGATTACCAGCTAACGGCTACTTCTAGTGGTTTTGGTTGTATTGACGTGATTCCCTCACACGTTCACAAGGGAACAGGGCTTGATTTTCTACTTAATCATTGGGACTATACTCCAGAAAATCTCATGGTATTTGGCGATGGCGGCAATGATATTGAAATGCTAACACTAGCAAAATACTCATTTGCAATGGCAAACGCTCCGCAGGAAATCAAGGCTGTTGCTAGCTACCAAGCGCCGTCAAATCAAGAAAACGGCGTGTTACAAGTCTTGTCAAATCATTTTTTGAAAGGTATTGAGTTGTGA
- a CDS encoding SGNH/GDSL hydrolase family protein, with protein sequence MTDFQELYHKADVQEYRQYILADQQHQLWEKYVALNKTVSHPNIVFAGDSITEYFPIHELLTSTVPLYNRGVHGIDSLQFLEHLSSQILDLAPSKVFLLIGVNDLKKRTPEEVCQTIQSIITKIHQQLPETQIFLLSVFPMNESPEFVRTPSLRNNQSISLLNDNLSRLAGDEVRWIDVHDLLCDETGQLKRDWTVDGLHLTVAGYRVIADAIQPYLV encoded by the coding sequence ATGACAGATTTTCAAGAACTATATCACAAAGCTGATGTGCAAGAATATCGTCAGTATATTTTGGCTGACCAACAACATCAATTGTGGGAAAAATACGTTGCGCTCAATAAAACTGTTTCACATCCCAATATTGTGTTTGCAGGCGATTCCATTACAGAATATTTTCCAATTCATGAACTGCTGACATCAACTGTGCCGCTGTATAATCGTGGTGTTCATGGTATTGATAGTTTACAGTTTCTAGAGCACCTTAGTAGTCAAATACTAGATTTAGCACCGAGCAAAGTTTTTCTATTGATTGGTGTCAATGATTTGAAAAAACGCACACCAGAAGAGGTTTGCCAAACCATTCAGAGCATTATTACAAAGATTCATCAACAGTTGCCAGAAACACAGATTTTCTTATTATCTGTTTTTCCGATGAATGAATCGCCTGAATTTGTACGCACACCAAGCTTGCGAAATAATCAAAGTATTTCACTACTAAATGATAACCTTAGTCGATTAGCTGGCGATGAGGTACGTTGGATTGACGTTCATGATTTACTTTGTGATGAAACTGGGCAACTCAAACGTGACTGGACAGTTGATGGGCTTCATTTGACAGTAGCAGGTTATCGGGTGATTGCTGACGCTATTCAGCCATATTTAGTGTGA
- a CDS encoding MFS transporter, translated as MTRKQIGLATVGLLLANFMGGLDTTLLNVALSQIVSDMHAVNEVGLLTSILLFTIAITTVLWGKIAEKIGNKKSFIIATIIFVVASAIGGLSSNIWLLILARAFMGIGIGGMVSIPFIIYIDLYPELTARATALGWVTAFYAVATILGPIIGGVLVDTFGWRLVFFINVPFGILSILLLQINYKENQISSVKSKVDFLGSGLLIIALSLLLYTITSISSLSLGMIVGLLVIVAILLFVFWRVEHHAIDPILPPVLVTNWPYIAKSLLMTLVYGLTMAYSIYAPMWAQNILHTNATLAGGTQILSSILLIVATRLTPRLFERFSFKQIIQIGFSFVLLSAVIMALLPSSSPYWLLVITGGLQGLGQGMIFPPAQVAFQADVDESIVGVATTFSLLIRTLGQTLVTSIYGVIYAQTTANGISASHGEITLSAMNNLGTLDVSSVSQSVLTQMEAIAYHGFHIIFVVALILVAIGTVMNRFSWQKD; from the coding sequence ATGACACGAAAACAAATTGGTCTAGCTACTGTTGGTTTGTTATTGGCAAACTTTATGGGTGGACTGGATACTACGCTTTTAAACGTTGCTCTGTCGCAGATTGTCAGTGATATGCATGCAGTGAATGAAGTCGGTCTTTTAACGTCTATTTTATTATTTACAATTGCCATAACAACTGTTCTTTGGGGGAAAATTGCTGAAAAAATCGGCAATAAAAAAAGCTTTATCATTGCAACGATTATTTTTGTTGTAGCCTCGGCAATTGGAGGATTATCTTCGAATATTTGGTTATTGATTTTAGCGCGTGCTTTCATGGGAATCGGAATTGGAGGCATGGTTTCTATTCCTTTTATTATTTACATTGATTTGTATCCTGAGTTAACTGCGCGTGCGACAGCTCTTGGGTGGGTGACAGCTTTTTATGCTGTTGCAACCATTCTTGGTCCGATTATTGGTGGGGTACTCGTTGATACCTTCGGTTGGCGTTTGGTCTTTTTCATCAATGTTCCATTTGGTATCCTATCTATTCTTTTATTGCAGATAAATTATAAAGAAAATCAAATCTCATCAGTAAAATCAAAAGTTGATTTTCTTGGCAGTGGCTTATTAATCATTGCTTTATCATTACTATTATATACAATCACCTCTATCAGCAGCCTTAGTCTTGGTATGATTGTAGGGTTACTTGTGATTGTTGCTATTTTATTGTTTGTTTTCTGGAGAGTGGAACATCATGCGATTGACCCTATTTTACCACCAGTTTTAGTTACAAATTGGCCTTATATTGCTAAGAGTTTGTTGATGACTTTAGTTTATGGTTTGACAATGGCTTATAGTATTTATGCACCGATGTGGGCGCAAAATATTCTTCACACGAATGCTACTCTAGCTGGTGGTACGCAAATACTAAGTTCTATTTTGCTTATTGTCGCAACACGTTTGACACCGAGATTATTTGAACGTTTTAGTTTCAAACAGATTATTCAAATTGGTTTTAGTTTTGTCCTACTATCAGCCGTTATCATGGCTCTACTTCCAAGTTCAAGTCCATATTGGCTGCTTGTCATCACGGGAGGTTTGCAAGGTTTAGGGCAAGGAATGATTTTTCCACCTGCTCAAGTGGCTTTCCAAGCAGATGTTGACGAGAGTATTGTTGGTGTGGCAACGACTTTCAGTTTGTTAATTCGAACACTTGGACAAACACTAGTGACTTCAATTTATGGCGTTATCTATGCTCAAACAACTGCCAACGGTATTTCTGCAAGTCACGGTGAAATTACCCTATCAGCAATGAATAACTTGGGGACTTTAGACGTTTCGTCTGTGTCACAATCTGTTTTGACACAAATGGAAGCTATCGCATATCATGGTTTTCATATTATTTTTGTAGTTGCTTTGATTTTGGTGGCTATTGGAACTGTGATGAATCGCTTTAGCTGGCAAAAAGATTAA
- a CDS encoding Cof-type HAD-IIB family hydrolase, whose product MIKLIASDMDGTFLNPQGSYDKRRFQDLLRQLTERNILFVVASGNRMERLRQIFAEVSDNIDYVAENGALVIDKGNLLARQTMPKHLVDAVVVFFADKLKSYRVILSGVEASYVLQGTSFEFGTAAVSQDELRQFFSNLVYLEDLTKRPKDPIVKITMMVDSDDVDEVTQQFNQEFHGDLRAVSSGYGAVDIIQSSVHKAWGLQVLMAKYKIKPEEVAAFGDSGNDKELLNLAKYSFAMANATQDIKNVACYQIASNAEDAVLTTIEKILSGEIK is encoded by the coding sequence GTGATAAAATTAATTGCAAGTGATATGGATGGAACTTTCTTGAATCCTCAAGGAAGTTATGATAAAAGAAGATTCCAAGACCTTTTAAGGCAATTAACCGAAAGAAATATTCTTTTTGTTGTTGCAAGTGGTAATCGTATGGAACGTTTAAGACAAATCTTTGCAGAAGTCTCTGACAATATTGATTATGTCGCTGAAAATGGAGCTCTTGTTATTGACAAAGGAAACCTATTGGCGCGACAAACAATGCCTAAACACCTTGTTGATGCTGTTGTTGTATTTTTTGCTGATAAATTGAAATCTTATCGAGTGATATTGTCGGGAGTTGAGGCTTCTTATGTACTTCAAGGGACTTCGTTTGAATTTGGCACAGCCGCTGTTTCACAAGATGAGCTGCGACAATTTTTTTCTAATCTTGTTTATTTAGAAGATCTTACAAAACGTCCTAAAGATCCTATTGTAAAAATTACTATGATGGTAGACTCAGATGATGTCGATGAGGTAACACAACAGTTTAATCAAGAGTTCCATGGAGATTTGCGAGCTGTGTCAAGTGGTTACGGAGCTGTTGATATCATTCAAAGTAGTGTTCACAAAGCATGGGGCTTACAAGTCCTGATGGCAAAATACAAAATTAAACCAGAAGAAGTTGCTGCTTTTGGTGATAGTGGAAATGATAAGGAACTCTTAAACTTGGCTAAGTATTCTTTTGCGATGGCAAATGCAACACAAGATATTAAAAATGTTGCATGTTACCAAATTGCATCAAATGCTGAAGATGCAGTGCTGACAACGATTGAAAAAATACTTTCAGGAGAAATAAAATGA
- a CDS encoding sugar O-acetyltransferase: MKMTELEKLQAGLPYCFTDSAIEAIKKEALRKCQALNAIDILNTEERTAAIKDLFGTTGENVSVFPNFNCDNGKNIHVGEQFLMNYNGIILDVAEVRIGHHVMIGPNTMITTVNHPLTPQGRRDNIGIAKPVTIGNDVWIGGNVTILPGVTIGNNVVVAAGAVVTKNIPDNCVVAGVPAKMIKTIDNDID, from the coding sequence ATGAAAATGACAGAACTTGAAAAATTACAAGCAGGCTTGCCATATTGTTTCACGGATTCAGCTATTGAAGCCATTAAAAAAGAAGCACTTAGGAAATGCCAAGCTTTGAACGCTATTGACATTTTAAATACGGAAGAACGAACTGCGGCGATTAAAGACCTTTTTGGAACGACTGGTGAGAATGTCTCTGTCTTTCCAAATTTTAATTGTGATAATGGGAAAAATATCCATGTCGGTGAACAATTCTTGATGAATTATAATGGGATTATTTTGGATGTTGCCGAAGTTCGTATCGGTCATCATGTCATGATTGGTCCAAATACCATGATTACGACTGTTAATCATCCGCTAACACCGCAAGGCAGACGTGATAACATTGGTATCGCGAAGCCAGTCACGATTGGAAATGATGTCTGGATTGGCGGCAATGTCACGATTCTTCCAGGGGTGACAATCGGTAACAATGTCGTGGTTGCCGCAGGTGCAGTTGTCACCAAGAATATTCCTGATAATTGCGTCGTCGCAGGCGTACCAGCTAAGATGATTAAAACCATTGACAATGATATAGACTGA
- a CDS encoding helix-turn-helix domain-containing protein → MPDAVTRKQIDYQAFLNRESQKRHHRYDEELQQYSYLKNGDLENAIKATKQMFRSDLTGHLSENPVRNYQYLFVASVTLATRFAIQGGLDEEVAFNTSDLYIQKVDKLDNVPDIFDLQVEMFTSFTKLVRQSKLDQAQSLPILRCIEYIDLHLHETITLADLAKHTGYSSNYISQLFKERMNQSVKSYIQAQKIAVAKNMLLESDYSLLEISETLSFSSQSYFTKVFKKIVGMTPLEYKSTFIANAIEEKSKNS, encoded by the coding sequence ATGCCTGATGCTGTTACTCGAAAACAAATTGATTACCAAGCTTTTTTAAACCGTGAGAGCCAGAAACGTCATCATCGTTATGATGAAGAATTGCAGCAATACAGCTATCTCAAAAATGGTGATTTGGAAAATGCCATAAAGGCTACCAAACAGATGTTCCGGTCAGATTTGACAGGGCATCTATCGGAAAATCCAGTTAGAAATTATCAATATCTTTTTGTCGCATCGGTGACACTTGCCACACGCTTTGCGATTCAAGGTGGGTTAGATGAAGAAGTGGCTTTCAACACAAGTGACCTCTACATTCAAAAAGTCGATAAACTTGATAATGTACCAGATATTTTTGACTTGCAGGTTGAAATGTTTACCAGTTTCACAAAATTGGTTAGACAAAGTAAGCTCGACCAAGCACAATCACTTCCAATTTTGCGTTGTATTGAGTACATTGACTTGCATTTGCATGAGACGATTACTCTAGCTGATTTAGCGAAACACACAGGCTATTCAAGTAACTATATTTCACAATTGTTCAAGGAACGCATGAATCAGTCTGTCAAGTCTTACATTCAAGCACAGAAAATTGCCGTTGCCAAAAATATGCTACTAGAATCTGACTACTCACTTCTAGAAATCTCAGAAACACTTTCTTTCAGCTCGCAGAGCTATTTCACAAAAGTGTTTAAGAAAATCGTTGGAATGACACCTTTGGAGTATAAATCAACGTTTATAGCAAATGCTATTGAGGAAAAATCGAAGAATAGCTAA
- a CDS encoding glycoside hydrolase family 1 protein, with product MTKAFPKKFLWGGAIAANQAEGAYNEDGRGLVATDVTTGGSVNAPRYMTYIDKDGKPGKAPAMGHNGKIPEGAKYAVLDTEHYPNHVAVDFYHRYKEDIKLFAEMGYSVFRLSISWARIFPNGDDKEPNQAGLDFYRSVFEECRKYNIEPLVSIWHFDTPLALEEKYGGWKNRKLIDFYVRYCEVIFTEYKDLVKYWLTFNEINNTTMFLDMFGAKASDADYQDGYQILHHQFVASAKAVQLGHAINPDFMIGNMICGITFYPGTCDPADILANEHKWESGIYYCGDVQAKGKYGTYAKRLWKEHNVELDITAEDLEDLKRGTVDMYTFSYYMSNNVTTHTGVEEVAGNFSTGAKNPYLTYSDWGWAHDPVGLQYYLEKIYDRYEIPLMVVENGLGAFDTVEEDGSIHDDYRIDYHRAHINAMADAIDNGVDLIGYTTWGCIDIVSAGTGEMRKRYGFIYVDMDDAGNGTLNRTPKDSFYWYKDVLATNGQKAIDEASQNH from the coding sequence ATGACAAAAGCATTTCCAAAAAAATTCCTTTGGGGCGGAGCGATTGCTGCCAACCAAGCCGAAGGAGCTTATAACGAAGATGGTCGCGGACTTGTTGCGACTGATGTGACAACAGGCGGTAGTGTTAATGCGCCACGTTACATGACTTATATTGATAAAGATGGCAAGCCTGGTAAAGCGCCAGCAATGGGACACAATGGTAAAATCCCAGAAGGTGCTAAATATGCGGTGCTTGATACCGAACATTATCCAAACCATGTAGCGGTTGATTTCTACCATCGTTATAAAGAAGATATTAAATTATTTGCTGAAATGGGCTATTCAGTCTTTCGCTTGTCTATTTCTTGGGCACGTATTTTCCCAAATGGTGATGACAAAGAGCCTAACCAAGCTGGGCTAGATTTTTACCGTTCAGTTTTTGAAGAATGCCGTAAATACAACATTGAGCCTTTGGTGTCTATTTGGCATTTTGACACGCCACTTGCTCTTGAAGAAAAATACGGTGGTTGGAAAAATCGTAAACTCATTGATTTTTACGTGCGCTATTGCGAAGTGATTTTCACTGAATACAAAGATTTGGTTAAATACTGGCTAACTTTCAATGAAATCAATAATACGACCATGTTCCTTGATATGTTTGGTGCAAAAGCGAGCGATGCTGATTATCAAGACGGTTATCAAATTTTACACCACCAATTTGTAGCGTCAGCTAAAGCTGTGCAACTCGGTCATGCTATCAATCCTGATTTTATGATTGGAAATATGATTTGTGGGATTACTTTCTATCCAGGAACTTGTGACCCAGCAGATATTTTGGCTAACGAACACAAATGGGAATCTGGCATTTATTACTGTGGTGATGTTCAAGCCAAAGGAAAATACGGCACATATGCTAAACGCCTTTGGAAAGAACACAATGTTGAGTTAGACATTACGGCAGAAGACCTCGAAGATTTGAAACGTGGTACTGTTGACATGTACACCTTCTCATACTATATGTCAAACAACGTGACGACACATACAGGTGTTGAAGAAGTAGCAGGGAATTTCTCAACTGGTGCTAAAAACCCTTACTTGACATACTCTGATTGGGGTTGGGCACATGACCCAGTAGGGCTTCAATATTACCTTGAAAAAATCTACGACCGCTACGAAATTCCATTGATGGTTGTCGAAAATGGTCTTGGTGCCTTTGATACGGTTGAAGAGGATGGCTCAATCCACGATGACTACCGTATTGATTACCATCGTGCGCATATCAATGCCATGGCAGACGCGATTGACAATGGTGTTGACCTTATCGGTTACACAACTTGGGGATGTATCGATATTGTCTCAGCAGGTACTGGTGAAATGCGTAAACGCTACGGCTTTATCTACGTTGATATGGATGACGCTGGAAACGGCACCCTTAACCGCACACCAAAAGATAGCTTTTATTGGTACAAAGACGTTCTAGCAACAAACGGACAAAAAGCCATTGACGAAGCAAGTCAAAATCATTAA